Proteins encoded together in one Musa acuminata AAA Group cultivar baxijiao chromosome BXJ3-6, Cavendish_Baxijiao_AAA, whole genome shotgun sequence window:
- the LOC135640218 gene encoding uncharacterized protein LOC135640218 has product MAKLSPFPAFISRRELFVVLPCFFFFLSSSLAASGGGSIRDLLRNYGLPGGLLPNSVESFAHDPSSGLLEVRLDYPCYARYGDGLAYFESEVRGNLSYGALSGVVGWSEEELFLWLPVKGIVVTDPTSGVILVDIGVAHKRLPVSVFEEPPECRPPGEEVPARVGLFGRREWFPQPR; this is encoded by the exons ATGGCAAAGCTCTCACCTTTCCCTGCCTTTATATCACGTAGAGAACTCTTTGTTGTTCTcccatgcttctttttctttctctcctcCTCGTTGGCAGCATCTGGTGGCGGCTCCATCCGGGACCTTCTTCGGAACTACGGCCTCCCGGGCGGGCTCCTCCCCAACTCTGTGGAGTCCTTCGCCCACGACCCTTCCTCCGGCCTCCTTGAGGTCCGCCTCGATTACCCCTGTTACGCCCGGTACGGCGATGGGCTCGCTTACTTCGAGAGCGAGGTGCGGGGCAACCTCAGCTACGGCGCTCTCTCCGGGGTGGTCGGATGGTCGGAGGAGGAGCTCTTCCTATGGCTGCCCGTCAAGGGGATCGTCGTCACCGACCCGACCTCGGGCGTCATCCTCGTCGACATCGGCGTCGCCCACAAGCGGCTCCCTGTCTCGGTCTTCGAGGAGCCGCCGGAGTGCCGGCCCCCAGGGGAAGAAGTGCCGGCCAGAGTCG GGCTGTTTGGCAGAAGAGAATGGTTTCCGCAACCGAGATAA
- the LOC135640005 gene encoding scarecrow-like protein 32 produces the protein MRAELRGSTPGHVSVPDPNPFDTPHGSLSGALKGCLGSLDGAGIEKLLLHCATAVEANDATLVQQVMWVLNNIASSHGDPNQRLTSWFLRALVTRASQFCPTAIPSATTGLTRARPMTATELVGYVDLTPWHRFGFTAANGAILKMVQGRRKVHVLDFSIYYCMQWPTLIDALSGRPEGPPLLRITMPSARPPVPPHLNVSTEEIGLKLANFAKSRDVPLEFHVVKATWSCSSDALNGHSNFLQEFASCLLDPSSLGLREGEALVVNCQSWLRYLPEGSGRATDDLSSRDAFMELIHRLNPCLVTVTDEDADLDSARLTSRIMSCFNYLWIPFDALETFLPKDSPQRLAYEADIGQKIENIIGFEGEERMERLESGARFSQRMTRAGFESFPFDEETVSEVKLLVDEHASAWGLKREEDTLVLTWKGHNSVFTTAWVPSGYDG, from the coding sequence ATGAGGGCTGAGCTCAGGGGCAGCACTCCGGGCCATGTCTCCGTGCCTGATCCTAACCCCTTTGACACCCCCCATGGGTCACTCTCCGGCGCTCTCAAGGGGTGCCTCGGAAGCCTGGATGGTGCAGGCATCGAGAAGCTCCTCCTCCACTGCGCCACCGCTGTCGAGGCCAACGACGCCACCCTGGTTCAGCAGGTCATGTGGGTTCTGAACAACATCGCCTCCTCGCATGGCGACCCCAACCAGAGGCTCACCTCCTGGTTCCTTAGGGCGCTCGTCACCCGCGCCTCCCAATTCTGCCCAACCGCCATCCCTTCCGCCACGACCGGGCTCACCAGGGCCCGGCCGATGACCGCAACCGAGCTCGTTGGCTATGTTGACCTCACTCCATGGCACCGCTTCGGATTCACGGCAGCTAATGGCGCCATCCTCAAGATGGTGCAGGGGAGGCGGAAGGTCCATGTGCTCGACTTCAGCATATACTACTGCATGCAATGGCCTACCCTCATCGATGCGCTTTCTGGAAGGCCCGAAGGGCCACCATTGCTCCGAATCACCATGCCCTCCGCTCGGCCACCGGTTCCACCTCATCTGAATGTTTCCACGGAGGAGATCGGGCTGAAATTGGCAAACTTTGCCAAGTCTAGGGATGTGCCACTCGAGTTCCATGTCGTCAAGGCCACTTGGAGCTGCTCCAGTGATGCTCTCAACGGACACTCAAACTTCCTCCAAGAGTTCGCGTCATGTCTGTTGGATCCTTCCTCGCTAGGCTTAAGGGAGGGAGAGGCCCTCGTCGTCAACTGCCAGAGCTGGTTACGGTATCTGCCGGAGGGGTCAGGGAGAGCTACTGACGACCTATCCTCGAGGGATGCATTCATGGAATTAATTCATAGGCTTAACCCTTGCCTTGTTACTGTGACCGACGAGGACGCAGACTTGGACTCCGCAAGGCTGACCTCCAGGATCATGTCATGCTTCAACTACCTATGGATACCATTTGATGCGCTGGAGACTTTCTTGCCCAAAGACAGCCCTCAGAGGTTGGCGTACGAGGCGGACATCGGGCAGAAGATCGAGAACATCATCGGGTTCGAGGGGGAGGAACGGATGGAGAGGTTGGAATCGGGTGCCAGGTTTAGTCAACGGATGACAAGGGCGGGGTTCGAAAGCTTTCCCTTCGACGAGGAGACTGTGAGCGAGGTGAAGCTTCTTGTCGATGAACATGCGAGTGCATGGGGACTGAAGAGGGAGGAGGACACGTTGGTGCTCACATGGAAGGGCCACAATTCAGTCTTCACAACAGCTTGGGTCCCAAGCGGATATGATGGATGA
- the LOC135639898 gene encoding histone H1-like — translation MRLLEFPCGRRASLPEETTPTPTAEAGETKPAAETAPPEKLLRRATRGWVPPWRPSLLSISEDGASVGTPRQPATVAKSGGSVKAKAKAKPAVRAVPRATKYDYQHYAVVPAFAPMVFLF, via the exons ATGAGGCTACTGGAATTCCCTTGCGGCCGTCGAGCTTCCCTGCCGGAGGAGACGACGCCAACGCCGACGGCGGAAGCTGGGGAGACGAAGCCAGCGGCGGAGACTGCGCCGCCGGAGAAGCTTCTTCGTAGGGCGACGCGCGGGTGGGTGCCGCCGTGGCGGCCGTCTCTGCTGTCGATCTCGGAGGACGGTGCCTCTGTGGGGACTCCGAGGCAGCCGGCGACGGTGGCGAAGAGCGGAGGATCGGTGAAGGCGAAGGCGAAGGCGAAACCGGCTGTTAGAGCAGTGCCTCGTGCTACCAAATACGACTACCA GCACTACGCCGTCGTGCCCGCATTTGCTCCGATGGTCTTCCTATTCTAA
- the LOC135639897 gene encoding chitin-inducible gibberellin-responsive protein 1-like — MDSHQLYGMTGANLSCEHPSPRNLVLIEWTLDSTKSALGNSPSSPLSSQFECDNLSVPSNIQDQHSSTDTIPGVSLSGYSPLDTDSRFKPSQVQLPEGIQIQSNSLSAASSQSMKHALQEIETALMAPDTDEPTTGTDPELKENKQTQLPKQRSRTWTHEIQLESPSLVHPCYLSGRYLNPSHEVRPEKRLREMRKPSGNDVKQLLIKCAETLSKNKIKEFELLVEKARSVVSITGVPIQRLGAYMLEGLVARHKSSGTNIHRALRCREPESKELLSYMRILYDTCPYFKFGYMAANGAIADALKNEDRIHIIDFQIAQGTRWVTLIQALAARPGGPPHVRITGIDDPVAEYTRGDGLHVVGKMLLDMSKKFNIPLEFKGLPVCEPEVTKEMLDVRLGEALAVNFSLQLHHTPDESVDVNNPGDGLLRLVKGLSPKVMTLVEQESNTNTTPFTSRFVETLDYYSAMFESVDVTLPKESKDRINVEQHCLAKDMVNIIACEGKDRIERHELLSKWRSRLSMAGFRPYPLSPYVNSVIKTLLGYYSDKYTLMEKDGALLLGWKNRNLVSASAWH; from the coding sequence ATGGACTCTCATCAGTTATATGGAATGACTGGTGCAAATTTATCGTGTGAACACCCTTCTCCAAGAAATCTAGTGCTTATTGAATGGACACTTGATTCCACAAAATCAGCTCTTGGCAACTCACCCAGCTCCCCTCTTTCTAGCCAGTTTGAGTGTGACAATTTGTCTGTGCCAAGCAATATTCAGGATCAGCACAGCTCCACAGATACCATCCCAGGGGTTAGCCTCTCTGGGTACTCTCCGTTGGACACCGACAGCAGATTCAAACCGTCGCAAGTTCAACTTCCAGAGGGTATCCAGATACAATCCAATTCACTTTCTGCAGCTTCCAGTCAGAGCATGAAGCACGCGTTACAGGAGATTGAAACTGCTCTCATGGCACCGGATACAGATGAACCAACAACCGGCACTGATCCCGAGTTGAAGGAGAACAAGCAAACTCAGCTGCCAAAGCAGCGGTCAAGAACATGGACCCATGAAATCCAGTTAGAATCTCCTTCTCTAGTCCATCCTTGTTACCTCTCCGGTAGATATTTGAATCCAAGTCATGAAGTTCGTCCGGAGAAACGTCTCAGAGAAATGAGGAAACCATCAGGTAATGATGTGAAACAGCTTCTAATCAAGTGTGCTGAAACTCTATCCAAGAACAAGATAAAGGAATTTGAATTATTAGTTGAAAAAGCCCGAAGTGTTGTTTCTATTACTGGAGTACCTATCCAGCGACTTGGTGCTTATATGCTGGAAGGGCTGGTGGCAAGGCACAAGTCTTCTGGCACCAACATCCATCGTGCCTTGAGGTGCCGTGAGCCAGAAAGTAAGGAGCTTCTTTCCTACATGAGGATTTTGTATGACACATGCCCCTACTTCAAGTTTGGGTATATGGCAGCGAATGGAGCAATAGCTGATGCGCTAAAGAACGAGGACAGGATCCACATTATAGACTTCCAGATTGCTCAAGGGACCCGATGGGTCACTCTTATTCAAGCATTAGCTGCAAGACCTGGGGGTCCACCACATGTGCGAATAACAGGGATTGATGATCCAGTGGCAGAGTATACTCGAGGAGATGGATTGCATGTAGTCGGGAAGATGTTGCTGGACATGTCCAAGAAATTCAATATTCCGCTTGAGTTTAAAGGCCTCCCTGTATGTGAGCCTGAGGTTACAAAAGAAATGTTGGATGTTCGGCTTGGGGAAGCCCTTGCCGTCAACTTCAGTCTCCAGCTCCACCACACGCCCGACGAGAGTGTCGACGTAAACAACCCTGGTGATGGATTGCTCAGGTTGGTGAAGGGTTTGTCCCCGAAAGTGATGACTTTGGTGGagcaggagtccaacaccaacacGACACCATTCACGTCGAGATTTGTCGAGACACTAGATTACTACTCTGCCATGTTTGAATCGGTTGATGTGACGCTGCCCAAGGAGAGCAAGGATAGGATAAACGTCGAGCAGCATTGTCTGGCAAAGGACATGGTTAACATCATTGCCTGCGAAGGGAAGGATAGGATCGAGAGGCACGAGCTGCTGAGCAAGTGGAGATCCAGGCTCAGCATGGCAGGTTTTAGACCTTACCCGCTTAGCCCGTATGTGAACTCAGTGATAAAGACTCTGTTGGGTTATTACTCAGATAAATATACGTTGATGGAGAAAGATGGTGCGTTGCTGCTGGGTTGGAAGAATAGGAACCTCGTCTCGGCTTCTGCTTGGCACTGA